A genomic window from Tenebrio molitor chromosome X, icTenMoli1.1, whole genome shotgun sequence includes:
- the LOC138140408 gene encoding cytochrome P450 307a1-like — translation MLALLCLCVVLLVWWFKRPKKSPMTVPGPRPWPLIGSMHLLAGHETPFQAFTALSRVYGDIFSIHLGSASCVVVNSFTLIKEVLITKGADFGGRPDFARFHKLFGGDRNNSLALCDWSSLQKTRRSIARTYCSPRFTSLQYDRVNSVGEDELNTFLDHLNNLPHGEPCDVKPIILKACANMFTQYMCSTSFSYDDTDFRKIVRYFDEIFWEINQGYAVDFLPWLLPVYNGHMKKISRWAAEIRQFILSRIIDKHRATLDSNSIPRDFTDALLMHLEEDPNMNWQHIIFELEDFLGGHSAIGNLVMVTLAAVVEHPEVAKKIQEEVDLVTGGKRCPNLFDKSRMPYTEATILETLRTASSPIVPHVASKNTEIAGHRVNKGTIVFINNYELNQGENYWENPGVFKPERFLSSGNIVKPAHFIPFSTGKRTCIGQRLVHCFSFVILATLLQYYDVSTKENVKVQRGCVAVPPDCFKLILTPRK, via the exons ATGCTCGCGCTCCTCTGTCTGTGTGTGGTGCTGCTGGTGTGGTGGTTCAAGAGGCCGAAGAAGTCCCCGATGACGGTCCCGGGGCCACGGCCCTGGCCCCTCATCGGCAGCATGCACCTCCTTGCCGGTCACGAGACGCCCTTCCAGGCCTTCACCGCCCTGAGCAGGGTCTACGGGGACATCTTCAGCATCCACCTGGGGTCCGCCTCGTGCGTCGTCGTCAACAGCTTCACGCTGATCAAGGAGGTCCTGATAACAAAAGGCGCCGACTTCGGCGGTCGGCCCGACTTTGCCCGCTTCCACAAGCTCTTCGGCGGCGACCGCAACAATT CGCTCGCCCTGTGTGACTGGTCCTCGCTGCAGAAGACGCGCCGCAGCATCGCCCGCACATACTGCTCGCCCAGATTTACCTCGCTCCAGTACGACAGAGTCAACAGCGTCGGCGAAGACGAGCTCAACACCTTCCTTGACCACCTGAACAACCTACCCCATGGAGAACCTTGCGACGTCAAACCCATCATACTCAAGGCATGTGCCAACATGTTCACCCAGTACATGTGCTCCACCAGCTTCTCTTACGACGACACCGACTTCCGCAAGATCGTACGCTACTTCGACGAAATCTTCTGGGAGATCAACCAAGGCTACGCCGTCGACTTTCTACCCTGGTTGCTGCCGGTCTACAACGGTCACATGAAGAAAATCTCCCGCTGGGCCGCAGAAATTAGACAATTCATCCTTTCCAGAATAATAGACAAACACAGAGCCACTCTCGACTCGAACTCCATCCCTCGAGACTTCACCGACGCGCTTCTCATGCACCTGGAGGAAGACCCCAACATGAACTGGCAACACATCATCTTCGAACTGGAAGACTTTCTAGGTGGACACTCGGCAATCGGAAATCTCGTCATGGTGACTCTGGCGGCGGTCGTCGAACATCCGGAAGtcgccaaaaaaattcaagaggAAGTAGATTTGGTTACCGGAGGGAAACGATGTCCGAATCTTTTCGACAAATCGAGAATGCCCTACACGGAAGCCACGATATTGGAAACTTTACGTACAGCTTCTTCGCCTATCGTGCCCCACGTCGCGAGCAAAAACACAGAAATTGCAGGTCACAGAGTCAACAAAGGCACGATCGTTTTCATCAACAATTACGAACTGAACCAAGGAGAGAATTATTGGGAGAATCCCGGCGTGTTCAAGCCCGAAAGATTTTTATCCTCTGGAAATATCGTCAAGCCAGCACATTTCATTCCTTTCAGCACGGGGAAAAGGACGTGCATCGGTCAGAGGCTGGTCCATTGTTTCAGTTTCGTCATTTTAGCGACTCTTCTTCAGTATTACGATGTCAGTACAAAAGAAAACGTGAAGGTACAGCGTGGTTGCGTCGCGGTTCCGCCGGATTGCTTCAAATTAATATTGACACCTAGAAAATAA
- the Tapdelta gene encoding translocon-associated protein subunit delta, giving the protein MSNLLKIATCFAFFVVLCESCTSPQITSTSFTTQDATIVSNIAYISDFTLKCASGEPSALYAEINSNIVPVSIIGQNQYQVSWTEDTKTASSGNRLVRIFDEETYGAARKALRAGEDLSGVASFADVVINHPGAYNGPWLKSELLATLVSLVVTYFAISFKLKVTA; this is encoded by the exons ATGTCCAACTTACTCAAAATCGCTACttgttttgcattttttgtGGTGTTATGTGAATCCTGCACGAGTCCGCAAATAACCTCAACTTCTTTCACAACGCAAGATGCCACAATAGTCTCAAATATCGCTTACATCTCCGATTTCACACTAAAATGTGCCAGTGGTGAGCCGTCAGCTTTGTACGCGGAAATCAACAGTAACATTGTTCCTGTCTCAATAATTGGACAAAACCAGTACCAG GTGAGTTGGACTGAAGACACCAAAACAGCAAGCAGTGGAAACAGATTAGTTAGAATATTTGATGAAGAGACTTATGGAGCTGCACGAAAAGCTTTGAGAGCTGGAGAAGACCTCTCTGGAGTTGCTTCATTTGCTGATGTTGTGATCAATCACCCAGGGGCCTACAATGGACCTTGGCTTAAGAGTGAACTTCTAGCAACTTTGGTTTCACTAGTTGTAACATATTTTGCCATTTCATTCAAACTGAAAGTTACTGCATAA